A window of Pseudophryne corroboree isolate aPseCor3 chromosome 1, aPseCor3.hap2, whole genome shotgun sequence genomic DNA:
cagatcccactggaaaatccttgcatgggacttggcgaatggaatttcttcgtaagaagctaccatctttcccagggctcgcgtgcattgatgcaccaacacctgtatacgtattaggaggtctctgtctagaaacaacaactccttggacttctcctccgggagaaaccctttttatcctgttctgtgtccagaaccatacccaggaacagtagacgcgtcgtaggaaccagctgcgactttggaatattcagaaaccagccgtgctgttatagcacttcccgagatagtgctactccgacgaacaactgctccctggacctcgcctttataaggagatcgtccaaatacgggataattatttcggccattaccttggcaaatacctcggtgccggggacagaccaacagcaacgtctggattgataatgacaatcccgtaccacaatattgaggtactcctggtgaagagggtaaatagggacatgcaggtaatcatccttgatgtccagtgataccatgaaattctccaggcttgcaataatcgccctgagcgattccattttgaacttgaaccttcgtatataagtgttcaaggctttccattttagaatgggtctcaccgaaccgtctggtttcggtaccacaacattttggaatagtaaccccggccttgttgaaggaggggtaccttgatttcacctgctggaagtacagcttgtgaattgccgccagtactatctaTCACCGAGGGCAGCAggtaaggctgatgtgaggtaacggcgagggggagtcgcctcgaactccagcctgtatccctgtgatactatttgcagaacctagagaggcAAGCCCActgggtccctgaagttcccgagacgcgcccctaccgcacctgtctccacctgtggagccccagcgtcatgcggtggactcagaggaagcgggggaagatttttgatcctgggaactggctgctggtgcagcttttttccttcttcccttgtctctgtgcagaaaagaagcgcctttgacccgcttgcttttctgaagccgaaaggactgtacctgaaaaaacggtgctttcttaggctgtgaggaaacctgaggtaaaaaatttttattcccagctgttgctgtggatacgaggtcccagagaccatccccaaacaattcctcacccttataaaggcagaaactccatgtgccttttataggcagcatcacctgtccactgccgggtttctaataccctcctggcagaatggacattgcattaattctggatgccagccggcaaatatccctctgtgcatcctttatatataagacaacgtattaaatatgctcaatgttagcaaaatattatccctgtcttagcgtattaatattatcggacagggtatcagaccacgctgcagcagcactatttatgctgaggcaattgcaggtttcagtatataacctgagtgtgtaaatacagacttcaggatcgcctcctgctatttatcagcaggttccttcaaggtggccgtatcctaagacggcagtgccaccttttgacaaacgtgtgagcgccttatccaccctaagggatatctcccaacgtgacctatcctctggcgggaaagggtacgccatcagtaactttttagaaattaccagtttcttatcgggggaaaccacgcttctttacacacttcattcattcatctgatgggggaacaaaatactggctgctttttctccccaaaaataaaaccccttttatgtggtacttgggttcatgtcagaaaatgcgtaacacatttttcattgccgagatcatgtaacggatgttcctagtggattgtgtatatgtctcaacctcgtcgacactggagtcagactccgtgtcgacatctgtgtctgccatctgaggtaacgggcattttttgagcccctgatggcctttgagacgcttgggcaggcgcgggctgagaagccggctgtcccacagctgttacgtcatccagccttttatgtaaggagttgacactgtcggttaataccttccacctatccatccactctggtgtcggccccacagggggcgacatcccatttatcggcctctgctccgcctccacgtaaccttcctcatccaacatgtcgacacagccgtaccgacacaccgcacacacagggaatgctccgactgaggacaggaccccacaaagtcctttggggagaccgagagagagagtatgccagcacacaccagagcgctatataatgcagggattaacactataactgagtgatttttccccaaatagctgcttgtatacatatattgcgcctaaatttagtgccccccctctctttttaaccctttgagcctgaaaactacaggggagagcctggggagctgtcttccagctgcactgaagagaaaatggcgccagtgtgctgagggagaagccccgcccctttttcgacagactttctcccgctttttctggaatactggcaggggtaattttacatctatatagcctctaggactatatatgatgtagagttgccagccaaggtgtcatatattgccctcagggcgccccccccagcgccctgcacccatcagtgaccggagtgtgaggtgtacatgaggagcaatggcgcacagctgcagtgctgtgcgctaccttggtgaagaccgaaatcttctgccgccgattttccggactcttcatgcttctggctctgtaagggggacggcggcgcggctccgggaacgaacaccaaggtcgggtcctgcggtcgatccctctggagctaatggtgtccagtagcctaagaagcccaaactaccacctgttaagtaggttcgcttcttctccccttagtccctcgctgcagtgagcctgttgccagcagatctcactgtaaaataaaaaacctaaatatactttctttctaggagctcaggacagcccctagtgtgcatccagctcagccgggcacaagaatctaactgaggtctggaggagggtcttagtgggaggagccagtgcacaccaggtagtcctaaagctttctttagttgtgcccagtctcctgcggagccgctaatccccatggtccttacggagtcccagcatccacttagtgcAATTTATTAACACATTTTCTCGTCCTAAGTAATGCTTGTTGTGTTGGTGAACAGTCCTCTGCACATGTTCAGTCTTTAGAAACAAACACCTGATCATAGCTGAGGGCAAAGCAAATGCTCActgtgaagctgggtacacacgggaCAATCTAGCCAACTATTTTGGCTAGATAGGTTGTTGAACGATATCGTTCCGTGTGTACAGGCTAGACCGTTCACTAGGCGCGCTCCCGCAGGTAAACGACAAAATCATTGATAGACTGTGCAGCAAGGTCAATTTTGGCCAGGTCGTTCACTGTCTACACAGTGTGTATGAGCGATGAACGATTTTGGCTAGATGATGTCATGtacccactaagaaaatatttaaatTTGGGACAAAAGCCATCTAGGCAAGATCTTTGAAAGGCTGAAAGATTTGGCAAGATCTTTCCATGTGTACACTGTAGATCGTCGAGTCAGGAGCAGGGAGCTGAAAGTGAAGGATTTTATCTTTCGGTCTTTCcacgtgtacccagcttaaggcttatagggggtcattcagagttgatcgctagctgctttcggtcgctgcgcagcgctcAGCCAAAAAATCGGCActcctgcgtatgcggcgcaatgcacacgcgcgtcgtacaattacaacgaacgatgtagtttcacacaaggtctagcgaagcatttcagtcgcactgctggccgcagtgattgacatgaagtgggcatttttgggtgtcaacggagcgttttcagggagtgtttgaaaaaacacaggcgtggctgggtgaacgtagggcgtgttcgtgacgtcaaaacaggaactgaatagtctgaagctactctgaaactgcacaaaaacaaattgtagctgctctgcgatcctttcgttcgcactttactaagctaaaatacactcccagtgggaggtggcattgcgtttgcacggctgctaaaaactgctagcgagcgaacaactcagaatgaccaccatagtgcccaCACACAGTGCTATCTGTGCTGTTTGCGATTTGAGCTATACTATGTGCGCTATGCAATTTGTACTTTAgtggtatgctatttgaactacgggggtcattccgacccgatcgatcgctgcagtttgtcgcagcgatcgggtcagaactgcgcggcgccgcatggcagtcgtcgttacctagcgatcgcctctgagacagaggcggtcgctgggcgggagggggctgaacggcgtggccggaccgctgagggggggggggggcgtgccgcggtggctgcgtgacatctcacgcagccgctgcggcccagcggcagcgacacacaactcctggccaaccgcaggagctgcactggccgggagttactccacaaatacaagagcatcgacgctgtgcgatgcttttgtatttgtgcagggggcgtcactgacatgcggggcggactagccctgtgctgggcacccccccgCATGTCTACCTTAATGATCGTAacgatgctaaatttagcacagctacgatcaactcggagtgaccccctgcatgcgatttgaactacacccgaatttgactacactacaatatgtaatgtatgcgatgtagttcagaaatacctgcccgcacatactattttgccttgcgatGTTGTCTAtacgggagcgcgcatcgcaagGACAATACACACCATGCGATTGAACTAAAAAGgatcaaatagcatgcgagaatCACACTGTGTTTGGGCACCATTAGTGATAAAAATTGTTGTTGAACAAaagtaaaaatacaaaacaaaacaaaaaacacagcaaCACTCATAGGCTGTACAACAGTAACCAAGAGCACTGGCAATGGAGATCCTTTATTGGCAAGATTTAAATATTGGTTAATTGAAAAACTTTGTTTTCAATAATTTACTTTAAGGAAGGGAACAATACTTACCAAAAATGGATAGAAACGCATTCAATGTTTACACAATTGTACAGAAATGCCTGGCTAAATTCAGCATGTTAGTATTCAGTTTTCATTTGACATTAACATACATAAACAAATTAAGTACTTGCACCTCAAAACAGAGAGgttaaatatttacttaaaagtagTTTTTATTTCCAAGACAGTATTTTATCCACAAGTCATTTGCATGTTCATTCACATACAGTCCGAGTCTTCCTACTTTAATAAAGTACAAGGAGATGCTGCTACATCACACGACATATTATTTGGTCTTGGAGAGGTCTTTTTGTGAGGTGGTGTTAAAGTTAAAGAAACGTAGTTAGGAAGATTGCCAGTTTGCCACCTAAGGCAAGTAGTTTTGGAATGTTTATATAAGTGGCTGGATTGGCTAAATCGCTTTCCACAATTCAAGCAGGCATATGGTTTTTCACCTGTATGTACCCGGATGTGCTTCTTACAGTCTGTTAAAGTGAGAAAAGTTTTACAGCATATTTTACAGGCATATTTGCGGGCACCTTCCACCACCAACACATTATGTTCAGATAAAGCTTTCTTGCACTTTGAAAGTACATCTGCAGATGCCCTTGTCAACTGTGGTGGACCCTGCTGAGAATTGTTCCCATTTTCATAAGATGAATTTGCACCATTCATTATAAATTGGGAACTGGAGTTATCCTGTAGCTTAGTGCTGCAGACAGATGTTACAATGGGCATTTTGGGGGCAATACGACGATAATTTGGAAAGTTAAAAGCTCGGCCCCTTGTGTTCCCCATGATGGATCTCGACATAGAGTAAAACCCTGACCCAGATCTGGAGAAATCCATTCCAAATGGATCATTTCCACGATAATTTGGAGATTGACCACAGGGTATACCCATGTCCTGCATAGGACGAGCAAATTGAGAATCTGGACCATCACCAAAAGAATTGTCCATGTGAGACATAACATTAGACAAATGACTGCTGGAGCCCGACTCAGGGCTCACTAGGTAGGACAGTTCCCCATCCATTCTACAATCACTGGTTGTATTTGGAATGTTATCGTCACTGTTTTGACTTAGGTTGAGGTTACCATTTCTGTTCTTGTTAAGAAAATTAGAAATGCTAAAAGAGGATTTGTGCTCTAAGTTGGCAGACACGTCTAAAATGTGAATATCCCCTACCCTGTCTGTACTAGACTGGGGGTCTGAAAAACTACGATCACTACTTTCTGGGCTCAGTTCAATCTTTTCTGCATTCGCAACACCTTCTACTTCAACCGGCTCACTTCCTTCTGCTTGGGATGTGACGTCGCTTACCTCATCCTGAGGTTCAGGAGAGCTCAGAGGCTCAGCTTTAACCACAACTCTCATGTGGTCCTTATCATCAATTGTAATATCATGGGTCTCTGAGGGATACATTGTCTTACCACAACCAGACTCTTGACCATAACTCGATTCAACGGTGTTTGCCTGAGACGTCATTGAAATGATATTTTCCCCACTGTTGTCTGACTGGCTGGGTACTTGTGTGTCTTCTTGGGTGTTGTATGCCTGGTCAAACATGAGTGTGTTCTCCTCTTGGTTATCCGTAGCAGAATCAGATTTAATGTTGTCTGACATTTTGAGTGAATCAGGAGAAAAATATTCTTCACGAGAATTAACGATGGACTGCACACTTTCATTAGTAACATCTGTTATGAGACACTGTTCAATGGATGTTCTCATGCGCTGCCTAGCCCTTTCTTCACATGACTGCTTTCTTTTGTGGAGACGTCTTATTGGAAAGGTGGCCCTTTGCTCCACCATGTTATTTCTCACTGAGAAGTTTGAATTCTGCTGCTGTTCTTCATTACTCTGATTTGAATTCAAGGCAGAGCTCACTATGCTTAATCCAAGCTGCTGAAGCATGAACGACCTCTGCATTCGTGCATTCTGC
This region includes:
- the ZBTB5 gene encoding zinc finger and BTB domain-containing protein 5 isoform X1 — its product is MSYRRSFLARPSVNWTMDFPGHFEQTFQQLNYQRLQGQLCDCVIVVGSRHFKAHRSVLAACSTHFRALFTGADSDQSMNMIQLDSEVVTSEAFAALIDMMYTSTLMLGESNVMDVLLAASHLHLNSVVKACKHYLTTRTLPMSSPNDRAQEQNARMQRSFMLQQLGLSIVSSALNSNQSNEEQQQNSNFSVRNNMVEQRATFPIRRLHKRKQSCEERARQRMRTSIEQCLITDVTNESVQSIVNSREEYFSPDSLKMSDNIKSDSATDNQEENTLMFDQAYNTQEDTQVPSQSDNSGENIISMTSQANTVESSYGQESGCGKTMYPSETHDITIDDKDHMRVVVKAEPLSSPEPQDEVSDVTSQAEGSEPVEVEGVANAEKIELSPESSDRSFSDPQSSTDRVGDIHILDVSANLEHKSSFSISNFLNKNRNGNLNLSQNSDDNIPNTTSDCRMDGELSYLVSPESGSSSHLSNVMSHMDNSFGDGPDSQFARPMQDMGIPCGQSPNYRGNDPFGMDFSRSGSGFYSMSRSIMGNTRGRAFNFPNYRRIAPKMPIVTSVCSTKLQDNSSSQFIMNGANSSYENGNNSQQGPPQLTRASADVLSKCKKALSEHNVLVVEGARKYACKICCKTFLTLTDCKKHIRVHTGEKPYACLNCGKRFSQSSHLYKHSKTTCLRWQTGNLPNYVSLTLTPPHKKTSPRPNNMSCDVAASPCTLLK
- the ZBTB5 gene encoding zinc finger and BTB domain-containing protein 5 isoform X2, which gives rise to MDFPGHFEQTFQQLNYQRLQGQLCDCVIVVGSRHFKAHRSVLAACSTHFRALFTGADSDQSMNMIQLDSEVVTSEAFAALIDMMYTSTLMLGESNVMDVLLAASHLHLNSVVKACKHYLTTRTLPMSSPNDRAQEQNARMQRSFMLQQLGLSIVSSALNSNQSNEEQQQNSNFSVRNNMVEQRATFPIRRLHKRKQSCEERARQRMRTSIEQCLITDVTNESVQSIVNSREEYFSPDSLKMSDNIKSDSATDNQEENTLMFDQAYNTQEDTQVPSQSDNSGENIISMTSQANTVESSYGQESGCGKTMYPSETHDITIDDKDHMRVVVKAEPLSSPEPQDEVSDVTSQAEGSEPVEVEGVANAEKIELSPESSDRSFSDPQSSTDRVGDIHILDVSANLEHKSSFSISNFLNKNRNGNLNLSQNSDDNIPNTTSDCRMDGELSYLVSPESGSSSHLSNVMSHMDNSFGDGPDSQFARPMQDMGIPCGQSPNYRGNDPFGMDFSRSGSGFYSMSRSIMGNTRGRAFNFPNYRRIAPKMPIVTSVCSTKLQDNSSSQFIMNGANSSYENGNNSQQGPPQLTRASADVLSKCKKALSEHNVLVVEGARKYACKICCKTFLTLTDCKKHIRVHTGEKPYACLNCGKRFSQSSHLYKHSKTTCLRWQTGNLPNYVSLTLTPPHKKTSPRPNNMSCDVAASPCTLLK